A window of the Diabrotica undecimpunctata isolate CICGRU chromosome 1, icDiaUnde3, whole genome shotgun sequence genome harbors these coding sequences:
- the LOC140434420 gene encoding uncharacterized protein yields METKKRSNRMCSVPQCSARATKDISLHYFPRNEMEKKEWGRVLLIGKKISKYMNVCSLHFTENDYFLPNVTTHKRFLKKGSIPSQNLPTRSLDRPSSSSQQQSRAARLARIQGLKHERAARLARRRALKHESCCSSSGVNDTSTSPPPAQDEEINVMEEILTAAEDDPGFKTYLTDKGVQVTETMLNQTRKSTLEDMLKTNRDVNAFTGIQSVGLLDKICLAASMLEKKDAKPLHLSLRQRIILVFVKLKTNLSFRCLSVLFRVSANTCKNYFHVTVEVLHKVLQPAVPWLSQERVSKRMPTCFEKYPDTRIILDCTEIAVEKNRCLKCRIISYSYYKGDHTLKVLIGIAPSGLITFISQVYGGRTSDKEIFVQSNLINKLIPNVDAIMVDKGFLIEDESLQNKIRLIRPPFLGKTKQFSAEDALSTAEIAAARVHVERTIQRMKIFKILKGRINLYMVPYMDSIVNIIAGIVNLSTPILTVDKYTN; encoded by the exons atggaGACCAAAAAGCGTAGTAACAGAATGTGCTCAGTTCCGCAGTGTTCTGCGAGAGCAACGAAAGATATCTCCTTGCATTACTTTCCTCGAAATGAAATGGAGAAGAAGGAATGGGGTCGTGTACTTCTCATTGGAAAGAAAATATCCAAATACATGAATGTATGCAGTTTGCATTTTACGGAGAATGATTATTTTCTACCaa ATGTAACCACTcacaaaagatttttaaaaaaaggtagTATTCCATCCCAGAACCTACCAACAAGGAGTTTGGATAGACCATCATCTTCATCTCAACAGCAGTCTAGAGCTGCAAGACTAGCTAGAATACAAGGGCTTAAGCATGAAAGAGCTGCAAGACTAGCTCGAAGACGGGCACTTAAACATGAAAGTTGCTGCTCCTCCTCTGGTGTTAACGATACATCTACATCACCTCCACCTGCACAAGATGAAGAAATAAATGTTATGGAGGAAATTTTGACAGCTGCAGAAGATGATCCtggatttaaaacatatttaactgATAAAGGTGTACAGGTTACGGAAACTATGCTAAATCAAACTAgaaaatccacattggaagaTATGCTAAAAACCAACAGAGATGTGAACGCATTCACAGGAATTCAGTCAGTGGGTCTACTTGACAAAATATGTTTAGCTGCCAGTATGCTGGAAAAGAAAGATGCAAAACCATTACATTTATCATTGCGGCAGCGTATAATACTGGTATTTGTAAAGTTAAAAACTAACCTTTCATTTAGATGTTTATCTGTATTATTCAGAGTATCAgcaaatacttgcaaaaattactttcatgtgacagttgaaGTACTACATAAGGTACTACAACCTGCTGTACCATGGCTGTCACAAGAAAGAGTTTCGAAACGAATGCCAACTTGTTTCGAAAAGTATCCTGATACCCGAATAATACTTGATTGCACAGAAATTGCTGTGGAAAAAAATAGGTGTTTAAAGTGCCGCATAATATCCTATAGTTATTATAAAGGTGATCACACACTGAAGGTACTTATTGGGATTGCACCTTCAGGTTTGATCACATTTATAAGCCAAGTATATGGGGGTAGAACTTCGGACAAGGAAATTTTTGTGCaatcaaatttaataaacaaGTTAATCCCTAATGTAGACGCAATAATGGTGGACAAAGGGTTTTTAATTGAAGACGAaagtttacaaaataaaataagactAATACGTCCACCATTTTTAGGGAAAACGAAGCAATTCTCAGCAGAAGATGCACTATCAACTGCTGAGATAGCTGCAGCTCGTGTTCATGTTGAAAGGACAATTCAAAGAATGAAAATCTTTAAAATTCTTAAAGGACGAATAAATTTATATATGGTTCCATATATGGACTCAATTGTGAATATAATTGCAGGAATTGTAAATCTTTCTACTCCAATACTTACTGTTGATAAATATACAAATTAg